The following are encoded in a window of Flavobacterium cupriresistens genomic DNA:
- a CDS encoding SufE family protein: protein MTIKEIQNEIVDEFSMFDDWMQRYEYIIELGKTLPLIKEEYKTEENLIKGCQSKVWLQGEQSDDKIAFTADSDAILTKGIIAILIRAFSNQKAKDILDADVDFIDEIGLKEHLSATRANGLVSMIKNIKMYALAFDAKNKN, encoded by the coding sequence ATGACAATAAAAGAAATACAAAACGAAATAGTAGACGAGTTCTCCATGTTTGATGACTGGATGCAACGCTACGAATACATCATCGAATTAGGAAAAACTCTTCCATTAATAAAAGAAGAATATAAAACCGAAGAAAATCTAATCAAAGGATGTCAATCTAAAGTTTGGTTGCAAGGAGAGCAATCCGATGATAAAATTGCTTTCACAGCAGATAGTGATGCCATTTTAACGAAAGGAATTATTGCTATTTTAATTCGTGCTTTTTCGAATCAGAAAGCAAAAGATATTTTAGATGCTGATGTTGATTTTATAGATGAAATCGGATTGAAAGAACATTTATCTGCTACACGTGCAAACGGATTAGTTTCGATGATCAAAAACATCAAAATGTACGCTTTGGCTTTTGATGCTAAGAACAAAAACTAA
- a CDS encoding DUF3078 domain-containing protein, with the protein MRKISLLLFVLVNFTCVQAQNSEKELIQNTEKAVKKINDTIEDEGWKAKGTVSLLLNQSSFNNWVAGGEDSFSGTLGINYDFNYKKDDITWDNKILASYGLLQTKNADFEKKTDDRLEFNSIVGKKAFGDWYYSFFLNFRTQFTTGYLYGQDVNGKEIRTENTKFMSPGYLTTGPGIYWSKAEDLKINFAPLTSKFTFVDGAYTSGIDQATGLPYVDGAYFGVDANKTMLYELGFYASVYYKLAIMTNVTAENTLNLYSNYLRDPQNVDINYSLNIIMKVNKFLSANLAFQAIYDDNAFSGFQTREVFGLGVNFGF; encoded by the coding sequence ATGAGAAAGATATCCTTGTTACTTTTCGTTTTAGTGAACTTCACTTGTGTTCAAGCCCAAAATTCAGAAAAAGAATTAATTCAAAACACCGAAAAAGCCGTAAAAAAAATCAATGACACTATTGAAGATGAAGGCTGGAAAGCAAAGGGAACCGTATCTCTTTTATTAAATCAGTCCAGTTTCAATAACTGGGTTGCGGGAGGAGAAGACAGTTTCTCCGGAACTTTAGGAATCAATTACGATTTCAATTACAAAAAAGACGATATAACCTGGGATAATAAAATCCTTGCTTCCTACGGGCTTTTACAGACTAAAAATGCTGATTTCGAAAAGAAGACTGATGACCGTCTGGAATTCAATTCAATCGTCGGTAAAAAGGCTTTTGGCGACTGGTACTACTCTTTCTTTTTAAATTTCAGAACCCAATTCACGACGGGTTACTTGTATGGCCAGGATGTCAATGGTAAAGAAATCCGAACAGAAAATACCAAATTTATGTCTCCGGGTTACTTAACAACTGGTCCCGGTATTTATTGGTCTAAAGCAGAAGATTTAAAAATAAACTTTGCACCCCTAACCTCAAAATTCACTTTTGTTGACGGTGCTTATACTTCGGGAATTGATCAGGCAACCGGATTACCTTATGTAGATGGGGCTTATTTTGGTGTTGATGCTAATAAAACGATGTTGTATGAACTGGGGTTTTATGCTTCGGTTTACTATAAACTTGCCATCATGACCAACGTAACTGCCGAGAATACGTTGAATTTATATTCTAACTATTTAAGAGATCCACAAAACGTAGATATCAATTACTCGTTGAACATCATCATGAAGGTAAACAAATTTTTATCTGCTAATCTGGCCTTCCAGGCAATTTACGACGACAATGCCTTTAGTGGATTTCAAACCCGAGAAGTTTTCGGTTTAGGAGTTAACTTTGGATTTTAG
- a CDS encoding GxxExxY protein: MVTKKYLSDLIYQVNGAAIEVHKNIGPGLLESIYHQCMIKELSLRGINFQSELIIPIEYKGLNLESDLRCDLFIENCLVLELKAVDRIIPIHIAKLMSYMKLLQVSIGLMINFNVTNIYHEGQKTYVNELYRWLED, translated from the coding sequence ATGGTAACTAAGAAATATTTGAGTGATTTAATTTATCAGGTTAATGGAGCAGCAATTGAAGTTCATAAAAATATTGGACCCGGTCTTTTAGAAAGTATATATCATCAATGTATGATTAAAGAACTTTCTTTAAGAGGAATTAATTTTCAATCCGAATTAATAATTCCGATTGAGTATAAAGGCTTAAATCTTGAGTCAGATCTAAGATGTGATTTATTCATTGAAAATTGTTTGGTTTTAGAATTGAAAGCAGTTGACAGAATCATACCTATTCACATTGCAAAATTGATGTCCTACATGAAACTTTTGCAAGTATCTATTGGACTCATGATTAATTTTAATGTAACTAATATTTATCACGAAGGTCAAAAAACATATGTCAACGAATTATATCGCTGGCTTGAAGATTAA
- a CDS encoding DUF2683 family protein encodes MDIILKNVKKKDFPVLKSLAKSLGFEIIEEKEKPYNPEFVQEILDAREELRQGKGTKMSIEDIDKLWK; translated from the coding sequence ATGGATATCATCTTAAAAAATGTAAAGAAAAAAGATTTTCCGGTTTTAAAATCACTGGCAAAATCTCTTGGTTTTGAAATTATTGAAGAAAAAGAAAAGCCATATAATCCAGAATTTGTACAAGAAATTTTGGACGCAAGAGAAGAATTAAGACAAGGCAAAGGCACTAAAATGTCGATCGAAGATATAGACAAGCTATGGAAATAG
- the hflX gene encoding GTPase HflX, translating into MLEKEVINFERTAVVGIITQNQSEEKLNEYLDELEFLTFTAGGEVIKRFSQKMERPNPKTFVGTGKIDEINLFVKENNISTLIFDDELSPSQQKNISRIIDCKILDRTNLILDIFAQRAETSYARTQVELAQCIYLLPRLSGLWTHLERQKGGIGMRGPGETEIETDRRIVRDRISLLKDKIKTIDKQMGIQRSNRGAMVRVALVGYTNVGKSTLMNAVGKSDVFVENKLFATLDTTVRKVVIKNLPFLLSDTVGFIRKLPTQLVDSFKSTLDEVREADLLLHVVDISHPDFEDHIESVNQTLLEIKSNDKPTIMVFNKIDAYKHLTIDHDDLITEKTRKHYTLEEWKQTWMSNVGENKALFISATQKENFEEFRETVYEAVRQIHITRFPYNKFLYPDYKDAIEKEEE; encoded by the coding sequence ATGTTAGAAAAAGAAGTTATAAATTTTGAGAGAACAGCCGTAGTAGGTATTATAACTCAAAATCAAAGTGAAGAAAAACTAAACGAATATTTAGACGAATTAGAGTTTTTGACTTTTACCGCAGGTGGTGAAGTGATAAAACGTTTTTCGCAAAAAATGGAACGCCCAAATCCGAAGACTTTTGTTGGGACAGGAAAAATAGATGAAATCAATCTTTTTGTAAAAGAAAACAATATATCGACGTTGATTTTTGATGATGAATTATCACCATCACAACAGAAAAATATTTCAAGAATAATTGATTGTAAAATCTTGGACAGAACCAATTTGATTCTGGATATTTTTGCACAAAGAGCTGAAACGTCTTATGCAAGAACACAGGTAGAGTTGGCACAATGTATCTATTTATTACCAAGACTTTCCGGTTTATGGACGCACCTTGAGCGTCAGAAAGGTGGTATTGGTATGCGTGGTCCCGGTGAAACGGAGATTGAAACAGACAGACGTATTGTGCGTGACAGAATTTCGTTGTTGAAAGATAAAATCAAAACAATCGATAAACAAATGGGTATTCAGCGCAGTAATCGTGGTGCGATGGTACGCGTGGCACTGGTTGGTTACACCAATGTTGGAAAATCAACTTTGATGAATGCAGTTGGTAAGAGCGATGTTTTTGTAGAAAATAAATTATTTGCAACGCTGGACACAACGGTTCGTAAAGTAGTGATTAAAAACTTACCTTTTCTACTTTCAGACACCGTAGGTTTTATTAGAAAGTTACCAACGCAATTAGTAGACTCTTTTAAAAGTACATTAGATGAGGTTCGTGAGGCAGATTTGTTGCTGCATGTAGTAGACATTTCACACCCGGACTTTGAAGATCATATCGAATCTGTAAATCAGACCTTGTTAGAAATCAAAAGTAATGATAAGCCAACTATTATGGTTTTTAATAAAATTGATGCCTACAAACATTTGACAATTGATCACGATGATTTGATTACTGAAAAAACGAGAAAACATTACACGCTTGAGGAATGGAAACAAACCTGGATGAGTAATGTTGGAGAGAATAAAGCATTGTTTATTTCGGCTACTCAAAAAGAAAATTTTGAGGAATTTAGAGAGACGGTATACGAAGCTGTACGCCAGATTCATATCACCAGATTCCCATATAATAAATTTTTGTATCCGGATTACAAGGATGCCATCGAAAAAGAAGAGGAATAA
- a CDS encoding flavodoxin family protein, with product MENKKVIILGSSRKNGNTTKIVDQIAKESAADIINLSDYSISYYDYESKNIDDDFLPLIREIIEKYDTLIFATPIYWYNMSGIMKVFFDRISDLIRIEKETGRKLRGKKIGVISNSHDNEIEDSFYIPFKKSADYLGMEYLGHAHFNANILNQTTKIELTFI from the coding sequence ATGGAAAATAAAAAAGTCATCATTTTAGGTTCTTCCAGAAAAAACGGAAACACAACAAAAATTGTGGATCAAATTGCTAAAGAGTCCGCGGCAGATATTATTAATCTAAGTGATTATAGTATCTCTTATTATGATTACGAAAGCAAAAACATAGACGATGATTTTCTGCCTTTGATAAGAGAAATAATCGAAAAGTATGATACTTTGATTTTTGCGACTCCTATATATTGGTATAATATGAGTGGAATTATGAAGGTTTTCTTTGATCGCATTTCAGATTTAATTCGAATTGAGAAAGAAACCGGACGAAAACTCAGAGGAAAGAAAATTGGAGTAATATCTAATTCGCACGATAATGAAATTGAAGATAGTTTTTACATCCCATTCAAAAAATCAGCCGATTATTTAGGCATGGAATATTTAGGACACGCGCATTTTAATGCTAACATCCTAAACCAAACAACAAAAATAGAATTGACATTTATATAA
- a CDS encoding Txe/YoeB family addiction module toxin, with product MEIVFSSKAKNDLAFWTKSGNKKVLKKISELLRAIQESPFEGIGKPEPLKYSLSGVWSRRIDQEHRLIYEIIDENTIEILNIISLKGHYE from the coding sequence ATGGAAATAGTTTTCTCCAGCAAAGCAAAAAATGATCTTGCTTTTTGGACTAAATCGGGAAATAAAAAAGTTTTAAAGAAAATTTCTGAATTATTGAGGGCTATTCAAGAAAGCCCTTTTGAAGGAATTGGAAAGCCTGAACCTTTAAAATATAGTTTGTCAGGAGTTTGGTCTAGAAGAATTGATCAAGAACATCGATTAATTTATGAAATTATAGACGAGAATACGATAGAAATATTAAATATAATTTCATTAAAAGGACATTACGAATAA
- the sufC gene encoding Fe-S cluster assembly ATPase SufC has translation MLSIKNLHASIGDKEILKGINIEVKAGEVHAIMGPNGSGKSTLSAVIAGNENYEVTDGAVFLDGEDLADLAPEERAHKGVFLSFQYPVEIPGVSVTNFMKTAINETRKANGQEEMPANEMLKVIREKSELLEIDRKFLSRSLNEGFSGGEKKRNEIFQMAMLEPKLAILDETDSGLDIDALRIVANGVNKLKSEKNAIIVITHYQRLLDYIVPDFVHVLYNGRIVKSGGKELAYELEEKGYDWIKAEN, from the coding sequence ATGTTATCAATAAAAAACCTTCACGCCTCAATTGGTGATAAAGAAATCCTTAAGGGAATTAATATAGAAGTTAAAGCTGGTGAAGTACACGCCATCATGGGACCAAACGGTTCTGGAAAAAGTACCCTTTCGGCTGTAATTGCCGGAAATGAAAACTACGAAGTTACTGACGGAGCAGTTTTCCTTGACGGAGAAGATCTTGCTGATCTTGCTCCTGAAGAAAGAGCACACAAAGGAGTTTTCCTTTCGTTTCAATATCCTGTAGAAATTCCGGGAGTAAGTGTCACCAACTTCATGAAAACAGCAATCAACGAAACTCGTAAAGCAAATGGTCAGGAAGAAATGCCGGCTAACGAAATGCTAAAAGTAATTCGTGAGAAATCGGAGTTGTTAGAAATCGATCGTAAATTTTTATCTCGTTCTTTAAACGAAGGTTTTTCAGGTGGAGAGAAAAAAAGAAACGAAATTTTCCAAATGGCAATGTTAGAACCAAAATTAGCCATCCTTGACGAAACCGATTCTGGTCTTGATATTGATGCCCTAAGAATTGTTGCTAACGGTGTGAACAAGTTAAAAAGCGAGAAAAACGCCATTATCGTAATCACACACTACCAACGTTTATTGGATTATATCGTTCCGGATTTCGTTCACGTTTTATACAACGGAAGAATCGTAAAATCAGGTGGAAAAGAATTGGCTTACGAGTTAGAGGAAAAAGGATACGACTGGATTAAAGCGGAAAATTAG
- a CDS encoding SUF system Fe-S cluster assembly protein, translated as MEQEIDTNDLGESIVKVLKGIYDPEIPVDIYELGLIYDVMVNTDYEVKILMTLTSPNCPVAESLPREVEEKVKTIDNIKDVEVEITFDPPWSKDLMSEEAKLELGML; from the coding sequence ATGGAACAAGAAATAGACACTAACGACTTAGGAGAATCAATCGTAAAAGTTTTAAAAGGCATTTATGATCCGGAGATTCCTGTAGATATTTATGAATTAGGATTGATTTACGATGTAATGGTGAACACCGATTACGAAGTAAAAATCCTAATGACACTAACCTCTCCAAACTGTCCTGTAGCGGAAAGTTTACCAAGAGAAGTCGAAGAAAAAGTAAAAACAATCGACAACATAAAAGATGTTGAAGTAGAAATTACTTTCGATCCGCCTTGGAGCAAGGATTTAATGAGTGAAGAAGCAAAATTAGAATTAGGAATGCTTTAA
- a CDS encoding serine hydrolase domain-containing protein, protein MKKIVKLLVLVLVVALLYYGFTTYPKLDLISGFSAKSVASGHFLDNRSLELIEKGDNDIPLLDLATNKIDEAGKFATSAVYGLKERKAIYREGLGATLINEDFDVSKPYLLPKRIKLVNDLSFPYGNNEPKDTVFANVDYAKLKNAVANAFDKTGGKLKRTRAVVVLYKDKLIAEKYDTGFTKDSRILGWSMTKSLTSAAFGVLVKQGKIDIYKPAPIAEWKNDDRKNITVNDLLHMNSGLEWEENYSTICDATKMLFQSEDMGKVQMDKPAQFKPNTHWYYSSGTTNLLSRILKHQFKSQQEYLDFWYSAVIDKIGMNSMVVEQDMSGTFVGSSYGWATPRDWSKFGLLYLHKGNWNGEQVLDESWVKYTVTPTNTSDGKYGAQFWLNAGGKFPAAPKDMFYCNGYQGQTVAIIPSLDLVIVRMGLKEDPAFDFNGFLKGIIDSVKKS, encoded by the coding sequence ATGAAGAAAATCGTCAAACTGCTTGTGCTTGTTTTAGTTGTTGCTCTTTTATATTATGGATTTACTACTTATCCGAAGCTGGATCTGATTTCGGGCTTTTCGGCTAAGAGTGTTGCATCCGGACATTTTTTGGATAACAGGTCTTTAGAATTGATTGAAAAAGGAGATAATGATATCCCGTTGCTTGATCTTGCTACTAACAAAATTGATGAAGCTGGTAAATTTGCTACATCGGCGGTTTATGGATTAAAAGAACGAAAAGCAATTTACAGAGAAGGTTTAGGAGCTACTTTAATTAATGAAGATTTTGATGTTTCGAAACCCTATTTATTACCAAAAAGAATAAAACTAGTGAACGATTTGTCTTTTCCTTATGGAAATAACGAACCAAAAGATACTGTTTTTGCAAATGTAGATTATGCGAAATTGAAAAATGCAGTAGCCAATGCTTTTGATAAAACGGGAGGCAAATTAAAAAGAACCCGAGCGGTTGTGGTTTTATATAAGGACAAATTAATTGCCGAAAAATACGATACAGGTTTTACAAAAGACAGTAGAATATTAGGCTGGTCGATGACCAAAAGCCTTACAAGCGCTGCTTTTGGCGTATTGGTAAAACAAGGAAAAATCGATATTTATAAACCTGCCCCAATTGCAGAATGGAAAAATGATGACCGTAAAAACATAACGGTTAACGATTTACTGCACATGAATTCCGGTTTAGAATGGGAAGAGAATTACAGTACGATTTGCGACGCGACCAAGATGCTTTTTCAGTCAGAAGATATGGGAAAGGTACAAATGGATAAACCGGCACAATTCAAGCCCAATACACATTGGTATTATTCTTCCGGAACGACTAATTTATTGTCCAGAATATTAAAACATCAGTTCAAGTCACAACAAGAATACCTTGATTTTTGGTACAGTGCCGTAATCGATAAAATAGGAATGAACTCTATGGTAGTGGAACAGGACATGTCGGGAACATTTGTAGGGTCATCTTATGGTTGGGCAACACCGCGCGACTGGTCTAAATTTGGTTTGTTGTACCTGCATAAAGGAAACTGGAATGGAGAACAGGTTTTAGATGAAAGTTGGGTAAAATATACGGTAACACCAACAAACACATCAGACGGAAAATATGGAGCTCAATTCTGGTTGAATGCAGGGGGTAAATTTCCCGCAGCTCCAAAAGATATGTTTTATTGCAATGGGTACCAAGGGCAGACCGTTGCTATTATTCCATCGCTTGATTTGGTGATTGTAAGAATGGGGCTTAAAGAAGATCCTGCATTTGATTTCAATGGATTTTTGAAAGGTATAATTGATAGTGTGAAGAAATCGTAA
- a CDS encoding DUF2480 family protein, giving the protein MEEIINKVANSALEVFDLEDYYPKGMRVQIDISQWLLEGFLLKEKDFREHLKNHDWAQYQDQYVAINCSTDAIIPAWALILVAVQLAPYAKKVVNGTIEDLDGSLYEEILSKLDFSEYKNKPVIVKGCSKKPVPMRAYILATSYLQPFARSIMYGEACSAVPLYKESKK; this is encoded by the coding sequence ATGGAAGAAATAATCAATAAAGTTGCCAATAGCGCCTTAGAAGTTTTTGATCTTGAGGATTATTATCCGAAAGGAATGCGAGTGCAGATTGACATTTCACAATGGCTTTTAGAAGGCTTTTTGTTAAAAGAAAAAGATTTCAGAGAGCATTTAAAAAATCATGACTGGGCACAATATCAGGATCAGTATGTTGCAATTAATTGCAGTACAGATGCTATTATTCCGGCTTGGGCTTTAATACTTGTCGCAGTACAATTAGCTCCTTATGCCAAAAAAGTAGTCAACGGAACTATCGAAGATTTAGATGGAAGTCTGTACGAAGAAATTCTAAGCAAGCTAGATTTTTCGGAATATAAAAACAAACCTGTTATCGTTAAAGGCTGCTCCAAAAAGCCCGTTCCAATGCGTGCATATATTTTAGCGACTTCTTATTTACAGCCATTCGCAAGAAGTATAATGTACGGAGAAGCTTGTTCTGCAGTGCCTTTATACAAAGAATCTAAGAAATAA
- the sufD gene encoding Fe-S cluster assembly protein SufD, translating to MDLKEKLVSSFMAFEERVDVHSDLHDIRTNALKNFENKGFPTKKEEAWKYTSLNAILKNDFTVFPKQESAIEFNQVKKYFLHEIDTYKLVFIDGVFSSHLSSTTHDGIDVCLMSSALTKPKYKMIIDTYFNQIASKDDSLTSLNTAFAMEGAFINIPKKKVADKPIEIMYFSTGNEAALMVQPRNLIIVGENSHVQIIERHQSLNENPVLTNSVTEIFAQKRAIVDYYKIQNDNSEANLVDNTYVSQQQESHAYVHTFSFGGNLTRNNLNFYHFGERLTSTLNGISILNDKQHVDHYTLVNHATPNCESFQDYKGIFSDRSTGVFNGKVLVEKEAQKTNAFQKSNNILLSDKATINAKPQLEIFADDVKCSHGCTVGQLDETAMFYMQSRGIPKKEAKALLMYAFSNAVIESIKIPELKQRITKIIATKLGVSLGFDL from the coding sequence ATGGATTTAAAAGAAAAATTAGTATCGTCTTTTATGGCTTTTGAAGAGCGTGTTGATGTACATTCAGATTTACATGACATTCGCACGAACGCCTTAAAAAACTTCGAGAATAAAGGTTTCCCAACCAAAAAAGAAGAAGCTTGGAAATACACATCGCTAAACGCCATCTTAAAAAATGACTTTACGGTTTTTCCTAAGCAGGAAAGTGCAATTGAATTTAATCAGGTAAAAAAATACTTTTTACATGAAATCGATACTTATAAATTGGTATTTATCGATGGGGTTTTCAGTTCACACCTGTCTTCTACTACACACGACGGAATTGATGTTTGCCTAATGTCATCGGCATTGACCAAACCAAAATATAAAATGATTATTGATACCTACTTTAATCAAATTGCAAGTAAAGATGATAGTTTGACTTCATTGAATACAGCTTTTGCAATGGAAGGTGCCTTTATTAATATTCCAAAAAAGAAAGTAGCTGACAAGCCTATTGAAATCATGTATTTCTCAACAGGGAACGAAGCTGCACTAATGGTTCAACCTCGAAATTTGATTATTGTTGGAGAAAATTCACATGTTCAAATCATCGAGCGTCACCAAAGTTTGAATGAAAACCCGGTTTTAACGAATTCCGTTACGGAGATTTTCGCTCAAAAACGTGCTATTGTTGATTATTACAAAATTCAAAACGACAACAGCGAAGCCAATTTGGTTGACAACACTTACGTTTCTCAACAACAGGAAAGCCACGCTTACGTACACACTTTTTCGTTTGGAGGAAATCTAACGCGTAACAACTTAAACTTTTATCACTTTGGTGAAAGATTGACAAGTACGTTAAACGGAATTTCAATTCTTAACGACAAACAACACGTAGATCATTATACTTTGGTAAACCACGCAACACCAAATTGCGAGAGTTTCCAGGATTATAAAGGAATATTCTCTGATCGCTCTACAGGAGTTTTCAACGGAAAAGTTTTGGTAGAAAAAGAAGCTCAAAAAACAAATGCTTTCCAAAAAAGTAATAACATTCTATTGAGTGATAAAGCAACTATCAATGCAAAACCGCAATTAGAAATTTTTGCTGATGATGTAAAATGTTCTCATGGATGTACCGTTGGGCAATTAGACGAAACAGCTATGTTCTACATGCAATCACGTGGAATTCCTAAGAAAGAAGCAAAAGCATTGTTGATGTATGCCTTCTCAAATGCTGTTATCGAAAGTATCAAAATACCGGAATTGAAACAACGTATTACTAAAATTATTGCTACGAAATTAGGAGTGAGTTTAGGATTCGATTTATAA
- a CDS encoding aminotransferase class V-fold PLP-dependent enzyme: MLDIQKIRADFPILSQTVNGKPLVYFDNGATSQKPQIVIDAIEKYYQEINANIHRGVHTLSQLATDAYEISRGKVQQHINAKFTHEVLFTPGTTHGINLVTNGFASILKPGDEVLVSALEHHSNIVPWQMLCEKTGAVLKVIPMNEDGELIMDAFDALLSEKTKVVTVNHISNALGIINPIKYIIEKAHAVGAAVLIDGAQAVPHLKPDVQDLDCDFYVFSGHKMCGPTGTGILYGKEAWLNKLPPYQGGGEMIKEVTFEKTTYADLPHKFEAGTPNIAGGIVLGTAIDYLNNIGFDNIQEHEEELLEYATKRLLEIEGLRIYGTGKNKASVVSFNIDGIHPYDIGSIIDKLGIAVRTGHHCAQPIMNFFCIPGTIRASFSFYNTKEEIDLMVDAVKKAKTMLS, from the coding sequence ATGCTAGATATTCAAAAAATAAGAGCTGATTTCCCGATACTTTCACAAACTGTAAACGGAAAACCTTTAGTATACTTTGACAACGGTGCTACTTCACAAAAACCACAAATTGTGATTGATGCTATCGAAAAATACTATCAGGAAATAAATGCAAACATCCACCGTGGTGTTCATACTTTAAGTCAATTAGCCACTGATGCCTACGAAATTTCTCGTGGTAAAGTGCAACAACATATTAACGCTAAGTTCACTCACGAGGTACTTTTTACTCCGGGAACGACACACGGAATCAACTTGGTTACAAATGGATTTGCGTCTATTTTAAAACCGGGTGACGAGGTTTTGGTTTCTGCTTTAGAGCACCACAGTAACATTGTGCCTTGGCAAATGTTATGCGAGAAAACTGGTGCCGTACTGAAAGTTATTCCGATGAATGAAGATGGCGAACTGATCATGGATGCTTTTGATGCCTTGCTTTCTGAGAAAACAAAAGTCGTGACTGTCAATCATATTTCAAATGCATTAGGAATCATCAATCCGATAAAATACATAATCGAAAAAGCACATGCGGTTGGCGCTGCTGTTTTAATTGATGGTGCACAAGCGGTTCCACATTTAAAACCGGACGTTCAGGATTTAGATTGTGATTTTTATGTTTTTTCGGGACACAAAATGTGCGGTCCGACAGGAACAGGGATTTTATACGGAAAAGAAGCGTGGTTGAATAAACTTCCTCCTTACCAAGGTGGTGGCGAAATGATTAAAGAGGTTACTTTCGAGAAAACAACTTACGCCGATTTACCACATAAATTTGAAGCTGGAACTCCAAATATCGCAGGTGGTATCGTTCTTGGTACTGCTATTGATTATTTGAATAACATTGGTTTTGACAACATACAAGAGCACGAAGAAGAACTATTAGAATATGCTACAAAACGTTTGCTGGAAATTGAAGGTTTACGAATTTACGGAACCGGAAAAAATAAAGCTTCTGTAGTTTCGTTTAATATTGATGGCATTCATCCTTACGACATTGGTTCGATAATTGATAAATTAGGAATTGCCGTTAGAACCGGACATCATTGTGCACAACCTATTATGAATTTCTTTTGTATTCCCGGAACGATCCGTGCTTCGTTTTCTTTTTACAATACCAAAGAAGAAATTGATTTGATGGTTGATGCGGTTAAAAAGGCAAAAACAATGTTAAGCTAA